The segment GGTGGATACGCGCAAGACGACGCCTGGGCATAGACTCTTGGAGAAATATGCAGTTCGGGTAGGCGGCGCACACAACCATCGGTTTGGCTTATATGATGCTGTCATGATTAAAGACAACCACATTAAGGCAGCCGGAGGCATTGAGGCAGCTGTCCAAGCGGCGCGTGCGGCCATCCCGCATACGATGAAGATTGAGGTGGAAGTCGAACAGGCGCATGAAGTCGAACAGGCGCTGCAGGCAGGGGCGGATATTATTATGCTCGACAATATGCCGCTTGCGGACATGCGCGCAGCCGTTGCGCGTATTCGGGAGCAGGCGCCGCATGTGGTGATTGAGGCTTCCGGCGGGGTGACGCTGGATACGGTTCGGGCCATTGCCGAAACCGGAGTAGACGTCATAAGCGCAGGCGGACTGACTGCTTCGGTATCGACGCTCGATATTAGTCTCGACTTGAATGAGCGGAAGGAGAGACGGATATGAATCTGGTTATTGATGTGGGCAATACCAATATTGTGCTGGGGTTGTATGAGGAGGATCAGCTGCTTCATCATTGGCGGCTCAGCACCAATCGTTCCGCCACCGTGGACGAATACGGCATGACCATACACAGCTTGTTCAACCACGCCGGCATCGGCACGGATCAGATTGAAGGGGTCATTATCTCATCCGTCGTGCCCCCGCTAATGTTTGTATTGGAAACGCTCAGCGAGAAATACTTAAAGCAGACGCCGCTGATTGTTGGACCGGGCATTAAGACCGGACTCAATATCAAGTACGAGAACCCTCGGGAGGTAGGTGCTGACCGCATCGTCAATGCTGTGGCAGCGATCGAGCTGTATGGCCCTCCGCTTATAGTGGTTGACTTCGGCACGGCGACGACCTTTGACTACATTGATGAGCAGGGCCATTATTTGGGCGGCGCAATCGCACCGGGCATCGGCATTTCTACAGAGGCCTTGTATCAGCGGGCGGCCAAACTGCCGCGCATTGAGCTGATAAAGCCGAAGAGCGGGGTTGTCGGGCGCAATCCGGTCAGTTCCATGCAGGCGGGCATTATTTACGGTTATGCCGGTCAGGTGGACGGGATTGTGGATCGCATCCGCGAGGAATACGGCACGAACCCGCGCGTGATCGCCACTGGCGGTCTGGCTGATTTGATTGCAGGGGAATCGCGTACGATTGAAATGGTGAACGGACTGCTTACATTGCAAGGCTTGCAAGTCATTTACAAGCGCAACAGGGGGTGACAAGGGAACATGGATAAAATGATTCGAGGTACCGCTGAGGACGGCACAGTCAGGGCGATTGCGGTTCAGTGCACCGGGGTTATCGAGGAACTGCGGAGACGGCAAGATACATGGCCGACAGCTACAGCGGCAATGGGAAGGGCAGCCGCTGCCGGACTGATGATCGGCGGGCTGATGAAAGGCGAGGAGAACGTGACCATTCGCATTCAGGGCGACGGGCCTATCGGACAAATCGTGGTGGACGCGAATGCTCATGGCGAAGTGAGAGCGTATGTGGATCATCCGCATGTCGACTTGGACCCGAATGCACTAGGTAAGTTCGACGTGGCAGGGGCGGTTGGCACGCAGGGCTATCTGTATGTCATCAAGGATCTCAGAATGCGGGAGCCTTATCGGGGCAGCGTGCCGATCGTATCCGGCGAGCTTGGCGAGGACTTCACTTACTACTTCGCCAAGTCTGAGCAGACGCCGTCCGCCGTGGCGCTTGGCGTGCTGATCAATCCGGATGAGACGATCCGCGCGGCAGGCGGCTTTATTATTCAATTGCTGCCGGGTCTAAGCGATGAGCGAATTGCCGAAATCGAAAAGCATCTGTCGCAAGTCCGGCCGATTACCGAGCTGCTTGATCGCGGTGAGAGCTTGGAGCAAATTGTGAAACAGATTGTTCCGACCTTTCAGGTACTGGGGGAGCAGGAAGTTCGATTCCAATGCCGATGCTCCCGGGAGCGGGTGGAAGGCATGCTGCGCAGCTTGGGCAAGGAGGAGCTGGAAAGCATGCGGCGCGAGGATGACGGTGCAGAGGTGATCTGCCACTTTTGCAACGAGCCGCATCGGTTCACGGGGGATGAGCTGGCTGAACTGGCCAAGAGCTGAGAGGAAAATCTGTATTGACAAGGATTCATCCGGTTGATAAGCTAGAGGCAGGATAAAACCGATTAGATTACTCGGATTAATACGGGACGACGGTTCCTGCATAAACCGCCGTATCATTATGGGAGGGATCAAGATGGCAAAACTCGTACAAAACGTAACGCAACTTATCGGCGACACTCCATTGGTTCGCTTGAACCGGGTAGTGCCCGAGGACAGTGCGGAAATTTATGTGAAGCTGGAGTATCAAAACCCGGGCTCTAGCGTCAAGGACCGGATTGCGATCAGCATGGTAGAGGTAGCGGAGAAAGAAGGTCTGCTGAAGCCGGGCTCGACCATTATTGAGCCGACCAGCGGAAATACTGGCATCGGTCTCGCTATGGTAGCTGCAGCTAAAGGCTACAAAGCGATTCTCGTTATGCCGGAAACGATGAGCATGGAGCGCCGCAACCTGCTGCGCGCTTACGGTGCCGAGCTGGTACTGACACCGGGAGCCGAAGGTATGAAGGGCGCTATCAAGCGCGCGGAAGAGCTTCAAGCGGAAAATCCGGATTACTTCATGCCGCAGCAGTTCAAGAACCAGGCGAACGTGAAGATTCACCGCGAGACCACAGGACCGGAAATCGTACAAGCGATCAATGACCATGACGGCAAGCTGGACGCCTTCATCTCCGGTATCGGCACTGGCGGTACGATTACAGGAGCCGGCGAAGTGTTGAAGCAAAACTTCCCGAACATCAAGATTTATGCGATTGAGCCATCTGCTTCTCCTGTTCTGTCCGGCGGCAAGCCTGGACCGCACAAGATTCAGGGGATTGGCGCCGGCTTTGTACCGGACATCCTGAACACAGAAATCTATGATGGCGTTATTGCCGTTGACAATGAGGAAGCGTTCGAGACCTCCCGCAGGGTAGCTAGGGAAGAAGGCATTCTCGGCGGTATTTCTTCTGGCGCAGCCATCTTCGCCGCACTGAAAGTGGCGAAAGAGCTTGGCAAAGGCAAGCGCGTGGTAGCAGTGCTTCCATCCAACGGAGAACGTTACCTCAGCACGCCGTTGTATCAGTTCGAGCAGTAATCACGGCGTTCATCGCGCGCCCTCCACGAAAGTGGGGGGCGCTTTTTCATAGACGGGGAAGCGGATCAAAGAGGCAGGCGGTGGACGGGCAAGCACAGCGTTGGTCGGCGGCCATATGTCTGTTTCCAACAAGATACACCAGGCATAAGGGCTTGCAATGTCCCTTAATTCTGATATGATACGCATAAGACTTTAGCGGAAAGGACGAAAAGCAACGTGGAACGTGAAGCCAGAGCGTGGGTCACCCGGGAAGATTGGCGGGCTTGGATGGAGGATGGCTATACGGCGCTTCCTTATGTAGAGGATTTCCCTCTGCTTGCAGATGGCAGCCCGGATAGCTGGGAAGCGGTATGGAAGGAAGCGGACAGCTGCCATGTGCTTCTGGAAAGCGGCAAGGGCGGCCGGTACACGTTTCTGGGCGCCAATCCCGTTTCCGTCATTCGCGGCAAGGGGGACCGAGCCATTGTGACGGATTTGGAAGCAGGCGAGGTAAGAGAGCTGACCGGCTCTCCGCTAGCGCTCACCAAGCAGTGGCTTTCGCCTCACCGCTCTCCTCGCTTGCATGGGCTTCCGCCATGGTTGGGCGGTGCTGCGGGGTATTGGGCCTATGACGTGGTGCGTTCTATCGAGCGGCTGCCTGTACTTGCAGAAGATGATCTGGGGCTTCCGGACTACGTTCTTTTCCGCTTCAACGAAGTGTGGATAATTGATCAGCAGGAGTCCAGACTGTTTTGTTCGGTGCATGGCAGCGCTTCTCAATCCGCGGCAGACCTGACTGATGGCTGGTCAGAAGCGGCAGCGCGGGTACAGCGCATGAAGACGCAGTGGGAACGATGGTGCAAGCAGGCCAAGCAGGCGGCAGAGGCTCGCCGACTATGGTATCGCGAACAAGTGGACAAGGAAGGGCTGCACATTGATGTAGATGCCATGGAAGGCATCCTTCGCGCCTTCCCCAAATCGGATTACGAAGAAGCGGTGCGGCGCATCCAGGCCTATATCGCGCAGGGCGATGTATTTCAGGTGAACCTGTCGCTGCGCCAGAGCCGCGAATTGGCTGCCTCGCCCCAAGAGCTGTATGAATGGCTGCGCCTGCTCAATCCTTCCCCCTATATGGGATATTTCAATGCAGGCAATTTCCAGCTGGTTTCGGCCTCGCCCGAATTGCTTGTGAAGCGGCAGGGCAACGTCATCAGCACGCGGCCGATTGCCGGAACTCGGCGCAGGGGGCAGAATGAGGCTGAGGATGCCCGGATGAGGGAAGAGCTGCTGGCAACCGAGAAGGAGCGGGCGGAGCACGTTATGCTGGTAGACCTGGAGCGCAATGACTTGGGGCGCATTTCCCGTTACGGTACGGTTCGCGTCGATGATTTCATGGTGATTGAACAATATTCCCACGTGATGCATCTTGTGTCTGAGGTGAGGGGAGAGCTGGCCGAAGGGAAGGATTCCTTTGACGTGCTGGCGGCGACCTTTCCCGGAGGAACGATTACGGGCGCGCCCAAGATTCGCACGATGGAAATCATTGAGGAGCTGGAGCCGGTGCGGCGCGGACCCTATACGGGTTCCTTGGGATGGATTGACTACAACGGCGATATGGAATTTAATATACTTATACGTACGCTGGTAGCGTCCGAAGGCATCGGCCATATTCAGGCTGGCGCCGG is part of the Xylanibacillus composti genome and harbors:
- the cysK gene encoding cysteine synthase A, which translates into the protein MAKLVQNVTQLIGDTPLVRLNRVVPEDSAEIYVKLEYQNPGSSVKDRIAISMVEVAEKEGLLKPGSTIIEPTSGNTGIGLAMVAAAKGYKAILVMPETMSMERRNLLRAYGAELVLTPGAEGMKGAIKRAEELQAENPDYFMPQQFKNQANVKIHRETTGPEIVQAINDHDGKLDAFISGIGTGGTITGAGEVLKQNFPNIKIYAIEPSASPVLSGGKPGPHKIQGIGAGFVPDILNTEIYDGVIAVDNEEAFETSRRVAREEGILGGISSGAAIFAALKVAKELGKGKRVVAVLPSNGERYLSTPLYQFEQ
- a CDS encoding anthranilate synthase component I family protein, giving the protein MEDGYTALPYVEDFPLLADGSPDSWEAVWKEADSCHVLLESGKGGRYTFLGANPVSVIRGKGDRAIVTDLEAGEVRELTGSPLALTKQWLSPHRSPRLHGLPPWLGGAAGYWAYDVVRSIERLPVLAEDDLGLPDYVLFRFNEVWIIDQQESRLFCSVHGSASQSAADLTDGWSEAAARVQRMKTQWERWCKQAKQAAEARRLWYREQVDKEGLHIDVDAMEGILRAFPKSDYEEAVRRIQAYIAQGDVFQVNLSLRQSRELAASPQELYEWLRLLNPSPYMGYFNAGNFQLVSASPELLVKRQGNVISTRPIAGTRRRGQNEAEDARMREELLATEKERAEHVMLVDLERNDLGRISRYGTVRVDDFMVIEQYSHVMHLVSEVRGELAEGKDSFDVLAATFPGGTITGAPKIRTMEIIEELEPVRRGPYTGSLGWIDYNGDMEFNILIRTLVASEGIGHIQAGAGIVIDSIPHREYQESIHKAKALWKAIQYSEQFAAWQKSGLRHKGGAMV
- the hslO gene encoding Hsp33 family molecular chaperone HslO codes for the protein MDKMIRGTAEDGTVRAIAVQCTGVIEELRRRQDTWPTATAAMGRAAAAGLMIGGLMKGEENVTIRIQGDGPIGQIVVDANAHGEVRAYVDHPHVDLDPNALGKFDVAGAVGTQGYLYVIKDLRMREPYRGSVPIVSGELGEDFTYYFAKSEQTPSAVALGVLINPDETIRAAGGFIIQLLPGLSDERIAEIEKHLSQVRPITELLDRGESLEQIVKQIVPTFQVLGEQEVRFQCRCSRERVEGMLRSLGKEELESMRREDDGAEVICHFCNEPHRFTGDELAELAKS
- a CDS encoding type III pantothenate kinase; its protein translation is MNLVIDVGNTNIVLGLYEEDQLLHHWRLSTNRSATVDEYGMTIHSLFNHAGIGTDQIEGVIISSVVPPLMFVLETLSEKYLKQTPLIVGPGIKTGLNIKYENPREVGADRIVNAVAAIELYGPPLIVVDFGTATTFDYIDEQGHYLGGAIAPGIGISTEALYQRAAKLPRIELIKPKSGVVGRNPVSSMQAGIIYGYAGQVDGIVDRIREEYGTNPRVIATGGLADLIAGESRTIEMVNGLLTLQGLQVIYKRNRG
- the nadC gene encoding carboxylating nicotinate-nucleotide diphosphorylase, which produces MKASNQHAVRRMIQEWLMEDIGTGDVTTDSVVPRETQAKAIIHAKQEGVLAGVEVAQWVFHEVDPSISFRALMQDGDPLRVGDIIAEAEGSARSLLLGERLALNLLQRMSGIATKSRRFAEAVEGLPVRVVDTRKTTPGHRLLEKYAVRVGGAHNHRFGLYDAVMIKDNHIKAAGGIEAAVQAARAAIPHTMKIEVEVEQAHEVEQALQAGADIIMLDNMPLADMRAAVARIREQAPHVVIEASGGVTLDTVRAIAETGVDVISAGGLTASVSTLDISLDLNERKERRI